The following coding sequences lie in one Tichowtungia aerotolerans genomic window:
- the obgE gene encoding GTPase ObgE, with product MKPISFKDRVKIYAKAGNGGNGVVAFHRDKRTPRGGPDGGDGGHGGSIILKGDPNTDSLNYLHYQPHQRAEHGGNGAGNNRHGRRGKNTILSVPLGTVIKDPDTEEFIDEIIEEGQEIVIAKGGYGGLGNLRFKSSINQAPDQCKEGTPGEERAYRLELKLMADVGLVGYPNAGKSTLLTALTDATPKVASYPFTTINPILGTLVFENYTRIRIADIPGLIDGAAEGVGLGHYFLRHIERSRFLIFVIDMAAEDNRNPADDYRNLRKELETYNPELADRPFLVLANKTDEDVAEENLAEFKKETGLDPLCISAGLGEGCEKIKEILYDHFFGK from the coding sequence GTGAAACCAATCTCATTCAAAGATCGTGTAAAAATCTACGCCAAGGCCGGCAACGGCGGCAACGGCGTGGTGGCATTCCACCGCGACAAACGTACTCCGCGCGGCGGGCCGGACGGCGGCGACGGCGGCCATGGGGGAAGTATTATCCTCAAAGGTGACCCGAACACCGATTCATTGAATTACCTGCATTACCAGCCCCATCAGCGTGCTGAGCACGGAGGCAACGGCGCCGGTAACAACCGACACGGTCGTCGGGGAAAAAACACGATCCTCAGCGTACCGCTTGGAACCGTCATTAAAGATCCTGATACCGAAGAATTCATTGACGAAATCATTGAAGAAGGCCAGGAAATAGTCATCGCCAAAGGGGGGTACGGCGGACTCGGCAACCTGCGCTTTAAATCCTCCATCAACCAGGCTCCCGATCAATGCAAAGAAGGAACCCCTGGAGAAGAACGCGCCTATCGCCTTGAACTCAAGCTGATGGCGGACGTCGGACTGGTCGGCTATCCTAACGCCGGAAAATCCACCCTGCTCACCGCACTCACCGACGCCACCCCTAAAGTAGCCTCCTATCCATTTACCACCATCAACCCGATTCTCGGCACGCTGGTGTTCGAAAACTACACCCGCATCCGCATCGCCGACATCCCCGGACTCATCGACGGAGCCGCTGAAGGCGTCGGCCTCGGTCACTACTTCCTGCGCCACATTGAGCGGTCCCGCTTCCTCATCTTCGTCATCGACATGGCTGCAGAAGACAACCGAAATCCGGCAGATGACTACCGCAACCTGCGCAAAGAACTTGAAACCTACAATCCGGAACTGGCCGACCGCCCCTTCCTTGTCCTCGCCAATAAAACAGACGAGGACGTTGCCGAAGAAAACCTTGCCGAATTCAAAAAAGAAACCGGCCTCGATCCTCTCTGCATCTCCGCCGGTCTTGGCGAAGGCTGCGAAAAAATCAAAGAAATTCTTTACGATCACTTCTTCGGGAAGTAA
- a CDS encoding tyrosine-type recombinase/integrase, which translates to MGLEIQKKKDGSLKSNWWYGRFEMDGRNHCINLGVEIKGRIPKTLRKQGDTAFECSRTLAGAKLKELQSEARNTKTAKHHLQELYEIKAGEDIALIPLKELEAHWEVIPSKRKRATQQTKRQKASIRQFREFIEANFPAATLMSQITRRMALGWMKDINDKGMSATSYNVKLSLLRGIFEQLGPEAGVIANPFAGIPYRALNTVHRQPFTQEELNQILNHCDPILRPVVLTAMCTAMRRGDCCRLKWESVDMEGGFVTVKTSKTGEVAEIPLFPALRSELEHLPRVSEFVFPEAEEMYRTNIHGLSWRFKKALKNAGITDTVVEREDTRMKASVKDFHSLRTTWITMALSAGVPMELVRRVTGHSTVDVVLKHYFRPGKEAFKTALETAMPKMLTGGGEEAPETEAEDQKSDDSNQELLKKIRGLLEFGEDLEKDAILRRLAEIEKELAA; encoded by the coding sequence ATGGGATTGGAAATCCAGAAAAAGAAAGATGGTTCACTGAAATCCAACTGGTGGTATGGACGGTTCGAGATGGACGGAAGAAACCACTGCATAAACCTCGGTGTGGAAATCAAGGGCCGAATTCCGAAGACGCTGCGCAAACAAGGCGATACGGCGTTTGAATGCTCCCGCACACTGGCAGGGGCAAAACTAAAAGAACTGCAGTCAGAAGCCCGCAACACAAAGACCGCAAAACATCATTTGCAGGAACTGTATGAAATCAAGGCTGGAGAGGACATTGCCCTGATCCCACTGAAAGAACTGGAAGCGCACTGGGAAGTGATTCCGTCCAAACGGAAACGAGCAACTCAGCAGACAAAACGACAAAAAGCGAGCATCCGTCAGTTCCGAGAGTTTATCGAGGCAAATTTCCCGGCAGCGACGCTGATGTCGCAGATTACCCGCCGAATGGCGCTGGGCTGGATGAAAGACATCAACGACAAAGGAATGTCTGCCACCAGTTACAACGTGAAGCTCTCCCTGCTCCGGGGAATTTTTGAACAGCTCGGGCCAGAAGCGGGCGTAATCGCCAATCCGTTTGCGGGCATTCCGTACCGGGCTTTGAACACGGTTCATCGTCAGCCGTTCACTCAGGAGGAACTAAACCAGATCCTGAACCATTGCGACCCGATCCTGCGTCCGGTGGTGCTAACAGCTATGTGCACAGCGATGCGGCGCGGTGACTGCTGCCGGCTGAAATGGGAGTCGGTCGACATGGAAGGCGGCTTCGTAACCGTGAAAACCTCAAAAACCGGAGAAGTAGCCGAAATCCCGTTATTCCCGGCTCTCCGTTCAGAATTGGAGCACCTGCCCCGCGTCAGCGAGTTCGTTTTTCCCGAAGCCGAGGAAATGTATCGCACGAACATACATGGGTTGTCGTGGCGTTTTAAGAAGGCTCTCAAAAATGCCGGAATCACCGATACAGTAGTTGAGCGAGAAGACACCCGCATGAAAGCGAGCGTAAAAGATTTCCACTCCCTGCGCACCACCTGGATTACAATGGCGCTCTCTGCCGGAGTCCCGATGGAATTGGTTCGGCGCGTCACCGGACATTCAACGGTTGACGTGGTATTAAAGCACTACTTCCGGCCCGGCAAGGAGGCCTTCAAAACCGCGCTCGAAACCGCCATGCCGAAGATGCTGACCGGCGGGGGCGAAGAAGCCCCGGAGACAGAAGCCGAAGATCAAAAGTCAGACGACAGCAACCAGGAGCTGCTCAAGAAAATACGCGGACTGCTCGAATTCGGTGAGGATCTGGAAAAGGACGCAATCCTCAGACGACTGGCAGAGATAGAGAAAGAATTAGCCGCATGA
- a CDS encoding helix-turn-helix domain-containing protein has protein sequence MKTLRQYKEDLCREDPELAKRVEERVEQLKISEALRAARKAAGMTQEQVAQNMHVNRAYVSQLEGKPQNITIATLVKYAGAIGGDISLQISQTHKPGRRKRKLVHA, from the coding sequence ATGAAAACGCTGAGACAGTATAAAGAGGATCTTTGTAGGGAAGATCCGGAATTGGCCAAACGGGTTGAAGAGCGGGTTGAACAGCTGAAAATCAGCGAGGCTCTTCGGGCGGCACGAAAAGCCGCCGGAATGACTCAGGAGCAGGTTGCCCAAAATATGCATGTCAACAGGGCCTATGTTTCGCAACTGGAAGGGAAGCCCCAAAATATTACCATTGCGACACTGGTAAAATATGCCGGGGCCATTGGAGGGGATATTTCCCTTCAGATTTCTCAGACACACAAACCCGGCCGCAGGAAAAGAAAGCTAGTCCACGCGTAG
- a CDS encoding type II toxin-antitoxin system RelE/ParE family toxin — translation MVREFIFYETGSGNRPVEKFLDSLDSDVREEIIATMEYIEETEQVAKHLFCKMPGTRNLWEVRVRYKKNIYRVFCFFDGSRIVVAAHGIHKKSQKPPKQDIDTAHKRQKDYYRRR, via the coding sequence ATGGTAAGAGAGTTTATATTCTATGAGACTGGCTCAGGAAACAGGCCGGTTGAAAAATTTCTTGATTCTCTGGACAGCGATGTCCGCGAGGAAATTATCGCGACGATGGAATACATTGAGGAAACCGAGCAGGTTGCTAAACATCTGTTTTGCAAGATGCCGGGGACTAGAAATCTATGGGAAGTGCGGGTTCGGTATAAGAAGAACATCTATCGGGTCTTTTGCTTCTTTGACGGGTCGAGGATCGTTGTCGCGGCTCATGGAATTCATAAGAAATCGCAGAAGCCGCCAAAGCAGGACATTGATACCGCGCATAAGCGGCAAAAGGATTATTACCGTCGCCGGTAG
- a CDS encoding C40 family peptidase → MRVLQYEGISRLSQTVRFFTWNRTSHTAVEFDDGRVCEAWKSREEDGVRIVSSLHSQHTPGTIVKAYTLPELTAMQAEDYTLWLIGELGKPYALWGGITRFVTRRDPQVYDPQNFKIGDYNPDAWFCSCLAFAGLMQVDFKLLDRIPPWRVSPGIINFSPRLKLDEILCTKGAA, encoded by the coding sequence ATGAGAGTTCTCCAATACGAAGGTATCAGCCGACTCAGCCAGACCGTCCGGTTCTTCACATGGAACCGCACGTCGCATACTGCCGTCGAATTTGACGATGGCCGCGTCTGCGAAGCCTGGAAGAGCCGGGAAGAAGACGGAGTACGTATTGTCAGCTCACTCCATTCGCAGCATACCCCCGGCACCATTGTAAAAGCCTACACACTGCCGGAGCTGACGGCCATGCAGGCCGAAGACTACACTCTTTGGCTTATCGGTGAGCTGGGCAAACCCTATGCCCTCTGGGGCGGCATCACCCGCTTTGTCACCCGCCGCGACCCGCAAGTCTACGACCCGCAGAACTTCAAAATCGGCGATTACAACCCCGACGCATGGTTTTGCAGTTGCCTCGCCTTTGCCGGTCTGATGCAGGTTGATTTTAAACTGCTCGACCGCATTCCTCCGTGGCGTGTCTCTCCCGGCATCATCAACTTTTCGCCCCGTCTTAAACTCGATGAAATTTTGTGCACGAAAGGAGCCGCCTGA
- a CDS encoding DUF4376 domain-containing protein, whose translation MKIVETGIGKWKKGNQFYKLAPSAGQTLAEMRAEAEAAGYALVTPTALGKAAMLKKCEIASARYDAEFGGFTDPNSGLFVRTDERTRSLLTAAKLRAQANAAYLVENWKTADGSFITLDAPTIIALEFAVHDFIEAQFAKEAALVAQIDSATTIEEVNATEW comes from the coding sequence ATGAAAATTGTTGAAACAGGAATTGGTAAGTGGAAAAAGGGCAATCAGTTTTACAAACTCGCGCCCTCTGCCGGACAAACATTGGCGGAGATGCGGGCTGAAGCCGAGGCCGCAGGATACGCGCTGGTTACGCCGACTGCGCTGGGAAAGGCGGCCATGCTCAAAAAATGTGAGATCGCATCCGCCCGTTATGATGCTGAATTCGGCGGCTTCACCGATCCGAATAGCGGCCTGTTTGTCCGCACCGACGAGCGTACACGCTCTTTGCTGACCGCCGCTAAGCTTCGCGCTCAGGCCAACGCTGCATACCTCGTGGAAAATTGGAAGACCGCAGACGGATCATTCATCACGCTCGATGCCCCGACCATCATCGCGCTTGAATTCGCCGTGCATGACTTCATTGAAGCGCAGTTCGCCAAAGAAGCTGCTCTTGTCGCCCAGATCGACTCCGCCACCACCATTGAGGAGGTCAACGCCACCGAATGGTAG